The window ATGTCCAGCAACTTGTGGAAATGAACGAGGTCCCGCGCATATGTACCATGCGGACACCAGGCGAAGCCATAGTCACTGCATTCACGTTGTTAGCACAGAGTTGGCTATTACTCAATTGTCTCGAACGAATAGCAGTGTAATGGGGCAACTCACCCTCCTGGCAGAACGATAATTCCACGGCGATGCATCTCCCTTAATGCCGCAATAGCGATTTCAGTCTCCCTCTTATAGCCCATGGTCTCTGCAGCGTTGAAGCTATATCCAAAGGGCTCAGCATCATAGAGAGTCGCCCAGAGCCAGTTAATTGCAGGAGCGACGACAATAtggtccttcttctcctcgagGAGCTTCATGCCTATCTCTGACATTTAGCATTAACAGACACCAATCcaaaactaaattttaaatcGTACCTTCGTCACAAGTATATGAGGCGTGGAAAATAACGTCGACGTCGTATTTTGCGGACTGGATGACAGACTCCCGGGCTCTGGCATGGGTGCAGACTCGTTTACCTAACTTGTGCGCCTCCTCGGTAGCTATCTTGGTTTCCTCCTCTGTGTAATAGCAGTCTTCGGCCGAACGAATCTCAGTGATAGCCTCCCCGGACATactaagctttatattatcaGCGCCAAGATCTGCGATAGACTTGACAATGCGGCGGAAGTCTAATTCTTGGTTAGCCAAATATCGTGCTACTGGGCTGTTGAACTAACCATCAACCTTGTCTGCCATGAAACTGATATCGGGACTCAGTTCGCCATCTGTTTTGGCAATCTCACGCGCGTTTGCAAGGGAACGAGGCCCGGGGATAGATCCGGCGTTGATAGCATCCCGAACAGCTATGTCGAGGTGATCttttgcagccgcagcaccaAAGCACCTAGCGGCACGTAATTAATTACTGGCTCGATTTCTACAAAGATGGGATACTTACATAGTATAACCAGAGTCTAGGTAGCACTTCGCATTTTGCTCTGTCAGCAGTAAATGCTCCTCGGCATTCATTTTCCCAAGCTGATTAATATCACCACCGTTCCAAGTCATGTGTGTATGGGCATCCCCGAGACCAGACATGATAGTGCGACCTTTTCCATCGCATACAGTAACACTCGGGTCTCTCTTCAGTTCAATTTCGTTGGGAATGTTTCCAACGCGTACGATACGCTCACCTATTTGTATTAGTTGCTCTTTGCTTTAATAGTCTGAGCACTTAGGCACGAACCTTGGATGTATACGGAACCTATGTAAGGTTCGCGACCGCTTGACTCGATAATATTTACATTTACAAAGAGAATTTTGGAGGCCGGGTCCGTACCCTGAATTTCGTAGTTTGGTGGCAGAAGCTCGGGCTTGACTTTGTACGCTTGGATGGGGTCTACATTTCGTGGTGGTCCCTGGTAAGCCTGCTCAGAAGTGGTCTTGAGATTATCCAGTGAAAACGCTGGCCACGAAACCATGTTTAAAAAATTTTCTTTGGTTATTTGAAAAATAAAGTCAATTGTATAAGGGCAAAtacagagaagaagcttgtACGCTGATTGTAAATACAGATCATACAATTTTATCTGTGAACCTATATGCTTCAACCCAAAACAGCGAATGAATTCCTACAGGATCTAGGTAGGATGCACTTTTGTCCGGACATAAAATCCATTGATTCCCGGCAAGCGGGTATTTGTAAAAGAGGGACCGTAAGAGAAATATTCACGTACAATAGTGAAACAAAAGCATATTTTCTCATAGCCGATGACACCCCTTCCTCATGTGTATGCTAGTTCGACAATGAGTTGGCAGAGCCATTTATATCCTCTTGTTGAATACTTTTCTCACTGACTATAACAAATAGCTGCTCTGAGATATCTGATGAGAAAACCGAGAAGTAAATGAAATGCTATACTGCAAGTTCGTTGTAGTGCGCGTAATAGTTGTAGCTTATGTATGCTGATTATTTGCAGATTGTTTGCACTTCCTTGCTTTTATTACCCATTTGTCAGGTCATATAAAACGCGGGGTAGAGAAACGTAGATGGGTAGCATCGCTTAGGTTACCGTTGCAGCTCAATGTATATAAGAGCTGCAGGAGGCAACGATTAGCGAAAGTACCATTTACGGAGtagaaaatatagtataaggtAGCTATTATTGAGGATCAGAAAAAGCACCATAGTGAAAAGTATGGAATCAAATTAATGATCGGTTGCATAGCTTATCATAGCGAGAAACGTGCTCTTACCTcaagattataatataatgagAGTTACTTTAGGCGTTTGCAGAGTACCGACTTGATAGCATGTTTGTAACTCTTGATACTTCTAGGTAAGCATACCAGCTGGTGAATCGAATTCTTTTTACAGGAGGCAATGGTTTGATTTAACTCCTAAGATACATATATAGTGTAGAGATTGTGTCAAACATCTGTATCGACTCTCGTCTGGAGCGAGCCGAGTATTAATTCAGCTAGAGACGCTTGAGGGTTATCAAATCGTACAGTTAATGTAAGCAATAGAGGCGGCAACTGGCAGTTGGAATTGCACATGCTTTATTATTTCGCCTTCCCCTTGTCCACTTGGCTTGCCATTTGTACCTCCCAAAACTTTCTATACCTCTCCACACTCTCTTGACCATCGCCTTTGTCTTCTAGCACACATCGAAGCCACTCTTCATCAGGCTCTGATAATATGTGGCAGTCAGGCACTGCACCAGCATCGAGCAGGATCTGAACAATGTCCCAATTGCCCGCAATAACGGCCGCGTTTAGGGCACTGCAATATTTCCCGCTTCGGGCGTTGACATGGGCTCCTTTGCTTAACAGCAAGCTGACGGAGGCCGTTTTGCCTGAGTATGCTGCTGCCTGTAAAGCCGAGCCGTATTTTCCACCTTGTGCATTGACGTTGATGTTGGAGCAAGTCTCGAAAAGAAGCTCCGCCCCGGGGGCACTAAAATACACAATTTTGCTCTCGTATAGTATGTCTGAATGTACGGTAAACGCCATCTGGAGGGGCGTGCCGTATTCACCGATTACAAGATTGGGGTCAGCACCATGCCGAAGCAAGAGTCGAATCCTGCTGGCCCAATCGACCGAGCGATGCATACCCCCTGCATCGTTCCAATCACTGCTATCTTCGTCTGTTGCATCGAACAAGTCTGTAATACTACTTGTATCTTCATCCCAATAAAATTCACTGCTGTTCCAAAAAAGCCGCAGTGAAGCGTGGAGGGCCGAGCCATAGGAGCCATGCGGGTCGTTCACATCAACGCCCAGCTCAAGCAATAGTCTCACCAGGCCATCACCCGCACTCTCTGACTGCGTAGCTGCGTGCCAAGCTCCATTGTTTCGCGCATGGATATCAGCACCATGTTTGAGGAGCAAACGTACTACTTGAGTATGACCTCCTGCGCAGGCAGCCTGGAATGCAGTGCCGTGGTAACCGCCTTCAAGATTCACATCAGCACCGTTATCAAGCAGTAGTTGCGCTATCCATGAATCTCCGACTGCGCAAGCTGCTTGAAGCGCCGTGCCATATCGTCCACCCTGCGCGTTCACAGCAACGCCATGGTTGATCAAGAAGCGCACTATGTCTCTGTATTGTATAGCGCAGGCTGCCTGGAGCACCGTCCCATAATAGCCACCTGTGGCATGCACGTCAGCGCCATGGTTCAGAAGCATCTGCAGTACTTCTAGATTGCGCGCCTGGTCAAATGTAGCTATGCACGCTGCTTGCAAGGCGTTGCCGTACTCTCCTCCTTGAGCATTCACATCAGCGCCTTTCTCTAGCAGCATCTGTACAATATAATTCGGGACGTGGCAGTTCCCGCAGGCCGCCTGTAATGCCGTGCCGTATTCGCCCCCTTGAATAGAGACATCAGCGCCCTGATcaattaaaagctttatgACTTCGGCAAACTCTTTCTTATTGATTAAAGATGCACTATTGCACGCAGCTTGTAGAGCCGTGCCAAATCTACGCCCCTGAGCGTTAGGATCTGCGCCGAGGTTAAGTAAGTACTTGATTAGCTCAACATTAGGATCGCGCTGTGCTATTGCCGCTTGGAGTGGGTAGTCGTCCTGCCCAGCCAGTTCATTCACGTTTGCACCTCGGTCGAGCAGCAGTTGGGATACCTTCCTGTATCCAAATCGTATTGCCACATAGAGTGCCGCTGTTAGAGAACTGTTAGCATCCATACCGACACCGGCGCCGTTGTCGAACAGAAAACGCAGACAGTCTGCAATATGTGACTGTCCTCTCCATGGAAACCATGATTCGGGATTGTATTGTATCTTTCTGAATGGACTGTTGACATCTGCTCCATGACTCAAAAGAAGCTTGAGCACATCAAGATGGCCACCCCATAGCGCAGCTCGCAGCGCTGATTCCAATTTACCAGCAAGTGTATTAGTTTCAGCGCCGTAATCCAGTAAAAGACCTACAATGGCCGCATCTCCTTGCTCTGCTACCCTTGCTAAACAGTCGTGCATTTGGGCGCCATTATCCAAAAAGAGTTTCGTGACGCTCTTTCGACGACTAATCGTCGCATGACGGAGCCCCTCATCTAAATCCACTTGCGTGAGATATTTGCTAACACCGACACCACCTGAAATCAAGATTTCAGTGAGTTGGCGGAAGCCCCGTAAGGCAGTATAACAATGAGGTCGCCAAATCAAAACTTTGTTTGGATAATAATTGCCAGCAATAGTGACAAGGCTCTGGCTGCGGATTGACAGCGAGAGAACAGCATTTCGTGAAACTTCAGGTGGCCAGGATGCCTGAGGAATCATTTCGAGATGCTCCGCCCAGTTACGGGATGCGTATTCCATCAATTTCTTCTTGTAATAATTGTTATGCTGATTGAAGTTCGATATCCTTGTCATTGAGCTTCTATGTAAGTGATAGGCGAGACACAGGCGTCCGATATGCATGTGAGCATCAGACTCCGTAAATGCAAAGCTAGATGCAGGGCCCTGAAAGATTCGGTCAGATGTCAAGTACTCTTTGATTGAAAAGTGAGCCAGTCAAACATGGAGATCCTTTCTGCGTTCTCCGCGGGTTTCCCAAGCATTGCCTCCTTGGACAACTATAAGTCCAGGAAAGTACTTTAGCACGTCTACTGGAGAAAATAGGGGAGAAATCTCCTCAAATCCATCATTAGGCGTAGATGGCAGTACAAAGATCTCGGCAAGCAGACCAATCTTTAGGGGCTCAATTGAACAGGCAAGCCATTTCAGCGATGCTATAACTGGTGGTTTGAAAGCTTCATCTATATTTTGGAGCATTCTGTTATAGGTCAAATCAAGTCCACTGGGTAGATCTTGGAGAGCTTTGCGGACGGCATCCGCAGAGGATAATTTCTGCAAGTTTTCGAATTGACAGCGGATATACTGAAACCTTAATTGGGAGTGAGCGAGACTATTGCTGGTAAATTAAGGCGTGACTTACATGCCATCCGCTTTCTCCATCAGCAcactttttgtttcttctttaatactCTTTGGCCATGTATCGTAATCAGCATCGGCCAAAATGGAATCGATATACTGCGCAATATCATTGTTAAGGACCCCGATTTGGTAAGATAAATCGATCTCTTCTGCCCAGGGCATGGATAGAAAAGGTCTAATGGCCTTGTCTATATCTACCTCCTTGCGGCTTGTACAAAACATGTGAAGGCTATCGGGCGCTGCTTTCAGGATATGGTGTAAGCTATTAAggagcttcttcctttcgTCGTTAATCATTGGACACTCATCCAAAGCATCGATAATAATATACACAGCTGAAAATCCCTGCATAGAGGCGATTAGCGCTTCTATTAACGTTTCTGTATCCGGACGGCCACCCCCATGTTTATACTCGCCAAGGCTTTGGATAGCCTGTGGTATATGTGGCCGACGAGCACTAATCTGTTTTatgagagatgagagcaTTCCATCGACTTTCTGCTTCTGGGAGTCgctaaagctaaaataaaaataagcgaGCACACTTGCAGCATTCCTCTTGTGTTGGTCCTGCAGATGCTTGATCACAGAAGAGCTTAATATAGACTTCCCAGAGCCAGCTACAAAGCTGTTAGATAGTCCGAAcggataaataaaataacagGCAGCTGTTCTCTAGACATACCTTTCCCATGGAGCCATAAAAAAGACTTGAGCGCGATACTCTTCTCCCACTCCTTGAATATCTTTCTCCGATTTATGAGCCACTCGCTCGTCCCATCTATGTGCTTATGGCGAGCACTATTATAAAGCTCGGTGTGGTCAATATTGCACAGCCATTTGAGCAGATCGATACGGCCTTTCTGATCTTGTGCCTCTCGAACAGCTCGCTCTAATTTAGAGACGTCTGTCCCTATGGTAAACCAGAGGCTCATTGCTTCCTTGTGCCGGTTATGGGACGCCAAACATTCATTGTCGTACTGAATATCGCGCCATATCACACATAATGTAGCAAACGTAGTCTCTTGTGCACGAATTTCATCAATCAGCTGGTCCCAATCATTTCGCTTCATAATATCTAGGCAAAAGCGAGATGCAGAGCTGTCAGTAAAGTAGCAGTAAGCCCTGGCTTGAAATTTCAAAATCTGTCGATAGAGCCGTTCTAAACCGTTCTTATACTCGCGGTGAGAGTGTTGAAAAGGCTGATCCTCGTGAGTCTTCGACCCATAGCGACGAATGTAgagctcttctctcattcGGCTCTGAGCGATAAGGGTTGAGATGAATTCTAGCCCTTTTGCCAAGGATGCCATTTGCGTTGATGgattaataaagagctagagttattattaataagttgTCTCTAGCTACACGTATCTCGCAACTTGACTTACCGGCAGCAACATACTAATACCAGCCCAAGCTAAAAGATGTAGAAGAGTGTAGACTCATGGCGTCAGCAACATATTCGTTGGTCAAACTCACAATCCCTAGAATAGGCTGCACGAGATCTCTGACTTCGACCTCAGAGCTTCTAAACTTCAATTTCCATGTATTGGCATTGACCTCATCCATTTTGTACTTCAAGATCGTCTGTATTCGATCTCTTATGCTGGCGTTTGACATTGAGCCTAACCCGGCGACCATATTCCCTTGGAGCTTTCTCTCATACTCTTTGATGAGcgcgccatcttcttctcgcagCTTCTCATATGCTACATTCCAAAGTTCTTTGATTGGCGCCTCATCGGATTGGACCTTGACCAATTTCTGCTTCTGGGACGCAGCAGAATTGGAGTCCGGTGTGCTATGCTGGTCCTCGGATCTTAGCCATCCTGGTAGCTTCCCTTGGAGATTCTTTAAACTTCGTTTCAAGCCCCGCCGCGCCATCTAGTATTGGTTGCAATGATATGATCCGAGGGCTGTCTAAACTCCGAAAGTCGCATGCATTAAAGTGTGAGGGCGGTCGGTTGGCAGGGCCCCGCCCGAAGATACGCTGGGCATCAATGAGCCGCCTTCTCAGCCGATCTCGTACATGTAGATACTAACTGCAATTGGACCGCAGCTGAGGCCTCATACAGGACAGAGGCAAGTAGAGAGCAAAACATGAggaattatttaagcttttgcAATTGATGAATGGCTTCTATTGCTTACTATATAACAATGTTTAATAATGCGTAGGAAGCTCTTGTATGATGCTAGGATTTCAGCGTCATATGATGTAAGCACACGTATTTTGACTTGGGGGTACttttggttctttttttttctttcttgctccGTCGTGATAGGCGACGACTGGCGACATGCATCAATGCCGCCAGTGCTAACCTCAGGGCAAAGGATTGGGCCAATAGTCGCAATTGTACAATTACTCTAacggaaccagctgcttaCAAGGGATGTAACTGTTACAAGGGACCAGGTTGTAACACCTTCCCTGATGCCATTGCGGATACTTCTTTGCCTGTTGATACGTATCTGTCAGTACGTATCACAACGCATCTCCCAACTGTTTGGAGTTTTATGAGCAGCTGTGTAACTGGTCACCGCACACAGTAGAAACTGGTACACTCAGTTACGTGCACAATCTGTGTTTAAAGACGAAGACGTCATACTTAATTGTAATGTCTCTAATCTCATTTATTACattatattaagctatttaatatctaaagtataagtaatattattcaTCTTTCGTCAATTTAATAAGAAGCTTATTcttactatttattttttttatttcttttatataatagttgtAGTGCTTAATTATTAGATATTTATACAAACTTCTGTCTACACCAAGGCTGGTGCGCAAGTCACGTGTCTCCATTTACACAGGCTGGGGGTGATGACTCAGCCCCCAGACCCGATCTCGGCCGCTGATAGCCACTAAACGAGACACCTCCAAAAATAATCCTCGCACCCACGTCAAGGATTGTTTTGGGTAACCCAGCTGGACAACATCGTACAGCACGTCCTTCAAGCCTCTTTGTTTGACATCCCTAGCTGCCAATTGGGCTCAATAGTTATTAGAATTATGCTATCTGCTACTGCTTCGGCCATGCGCTTCGGCGCTCGCCGCATTAGCCCCCGAGTCGTCTCGACTCTTATCGCGCCCAAGCCCAAGGTCTCCCTCGGCCAAAGCATCAACTTCGCGCAAGCTCGTTGTCTTTCCTCTACCAACCAGCTGTCTTACGCTGTCAACACAAACCCAAACCCTCCCCTAGGCATCAAGAATGCCTCTAATACCACCCCCTCTCGAATTGGCCTCATTGGAGCCCGCGGCTACACAGGCCAAGCCTTGATCGATCTTCTTAACGAACACCCCATGATGGACCTTCGATATGTATCTTCTCGTGAACTCAAGGGTCAAGAGCTCAAGGGCTATACCAAGCGCAAGATCATCTATGAGAGCTTATCCCCCGAGGAGGTCGCTCAGCTGGATAAGGATGGCAAGGTCGACTGCTGGGTTATGGCTCTTCCCAATGGTGTCTGCCAGCCCTTCGTGGATGCTCTCGGCCAGTCTTCCAGCTTGATTATCGACCTCTCCGCCGACTACAGGTTTGAAGAGAATGGACCTTGGAGTTACGGACTTTGCGAATTAAAGCCAAGAAGCAAACTTGCTCAGTCAAATCGTATCAGCTGCCCTGGGTGTTACTCTACTGGCTCACAGCTTGCCTTGGCGCCCATCTTGGAGCATCTTGGAGGAAGCCCTCAGGTTTTCGGCGGTGCGACTCCATATTGACAATGACGAAGCTAGGAAGCTAACTGGAAACAGTTTCTGGATACAGCGGCGCAGGCACAAAGCCTTCTCCTAAGAACGACGTCAACAATCTCAAGGACAACCTTCTTCCCTGTAAGAGCCTAGCAAGAACTCTGCTTCCAGGAAGGAGGAAGCTAACATGGACCAGACTCGTTGACAGGACATATTCACGAAAGAGAAATCAGCCACCATCTTGGTGCACCCACAGCATTTATGCCCCATGTGTACGTGCCATATCTCCCCCACCCTGCGTATTGTAAGACTAACAATGGTCTAGCGCCTCCTGGTTCCGCGGTATTCACCTGACCGTCAGCATCCCACTGAACAAGGAGATGACTTCTCGGGAGATCCGTCAGATCTACCAGGAGCGATATGCTGGCGAGAAGCTGGTTAAGGTCGTTGGCGAAGCCCCGTATGTGTTTCCTATTAGAGTGACAGATTGTTTCCTGTACTAATGGCTATGAAGGGTTGTCAAGGCAATCCAGGATAAGCACCATGTTGAGATTGGCGGATTTGCTGTTGACAGCACAGGCAAGCGTGTGGTTGTCTGCGCCACGATTGACAACCTTAACAAGGGCGCTGCAACACAATGCTTGCGTAAGTCTTGAACAGCGACGACGAACAACTGCAGATTTGTTTTGGCTAACTGTTGTAATCAGAAAACATGAACCTCGCCCTCGGATATGACGAATACCAGGGAATCCCCATCTAATAACTAACACGAATAAAGTGTATTAGTCCCTGGGCAACACTCGACCTCCATCGTCTTAAAGAAGGGCGGACACCTGTTTTATATTAGAAATCAGGGACGCgcgaattttcttttcttggttGACACGTCGGGGACGCGCCTTTGAATTGGCTTACACGCAACACACACATCCACGGAAACCACTATTGACACCACGGAGCAAGAGCATGTCACGGAATCATTTAATCCAGCCGGCACGACCCTGTCTTCTCTAGAACAAGGGCTCTGCCGCAGCTAGGGGCCATTTTGCGTAGCGAACGCGTGTTGTCTTTTCTATCTTGTAAAGAGAATGGGATTCTCTTTATATCCTATGCAACCGAGCCCAGCCCAATACAACTATTTATCCTAGCTTCCTTCCTGAATCGGAAGGTAGACTGCGAAGccttgttatatatatataagctaataGTAGCtacctttatataatttataatggGTGTTAAGTAATTGTAACAGATAGAAAGGGCGCCATCTCCCTTTACAGCAGCTTATAAGGGATTCTCCCTTGCCTATTACAGTGATAAAGCATGTTAAGCTAAGCTAAATTGTGCTTGGGATGTCTTTGAGTGTTTGTTTCTGGGTTGACTTTACAGGTGAGTTCTCTTGATCATGACAAATTAACTTAATTCAAGTCCTGATCTCATACAAAACGAAGCTTACGCATATCCATTTGAAGTCTCTTCATATGGGTACTCTGTAGCATCTCATATAGTAATTGACCTCTACGCTAGAGTGAATTGAGAAGAAAGTTTTTTGTATATTATTGTTACATATTATAAcagtttaatatttaatgTTATCTGTTCATCATTTTGCATTTTGTTAATCAAGGAGCTCATTTTTCTGTATCGAATATCTAGACGCCCTATATACACTCACCTTTGGCAAAATCGGTGCGCTTAACAATCTCTTCTATACTATCTAATTTCACTTCCATCTTTCTAAACCTTTGTTTTGCGGTGAAACATCAGATCCAGGTATAACTCGTAAaacttctccttttcctttctttgtcAATCTCTCTCCTGCTTCATTAGTCGCCACATTTATTACCCCCCCACTCCCCTTTTTAAGATCAAACGCCTCTCTTTACTATGGAAATTTATAATGTGTTCAAATGCAATCATCTCTTTAGCCTTTCATTTCGAcagtaaaaattaatttagttgTCTGTAACGAGTATTACTTACTACATGAATTGGCGAAGAGCCACTATTCCAGTACTCCCAAAGCTTTATATACAGCCGTCACGTactctccatctctcccaTGTGCCATTATTTTATGTGACATCTGATTCATAGCATATGTAATTGTGAGTTTCCTGTCGACGTCAAAGACGAATATCGATCCACCCCAGCCTCCCCAAAAGCCAACTCTCCCAGTTGGCATAAAGCTTGCAGCACCTCGACCTCCGAGCCCATACCCAATGCCAAAGCTCACAGGTTGTCCCATTACTAAATCTATGCCGTCCGATTGCTTTTGGAAGATGAGGTCAATCGTCTTTTGAGACAGTAGCTGCACCCCGTCAACTCCACCACCGAGCGCTAGGACAGAGTAGATCCGATTCAATGCGCGAGCATTTGCAAATCCATTGAAAGAACCGAGGTCTGCCTTTCGGATTTTTTCAGTATTGATGAAATTTGGACTGAAGACAGGATTGGTGAGcgtcttaaataaaattgacCCTGGTTCGGGCATAGCCTGAGTTGTCGGTTTGTCTTTATGCGCAATGGCGTTGCTCGTGCGAGGAATATCTTTGTCCGAGAGGCCAATCTGGAAATCAGCGTTCAACGGACCTGCAATCTCCTCGGCGACGAACTGTTTTAACGTCTTGCCTGTAACGCGTCGCAAGACTTCGGCTATCAACACTGCAAAAGTGACTGCGTGATATCCTGAAGCTGTGCCGGGTTCCCACAGAGGACCCTGCGCTGCAAGCTTAGCTGCAAGAGCATCTTGGTTAGGCAAGTCGTCAAAGCTTATCCTGTCCTCCCATGCTGAAAGGCCTGAAGTATGAGACAGGAGATGTCGGATCTCAATATCTTGCTTCCCATTGGCCGCGAATTCAGGCCAGTATTGAGCAACTTTTGCATTGGCATCCACTAAGCCGCGATCGATGAGCATCAAAAGAGCAAGGCTCGTGACTCCCTTCGTGCATGACCAGACTCCGGCAATAGTATCAGACTCCCATGGACGGGTGCATTCTTCGTCAACGTATCCGCCCCAAATATCAACAACATTTTTGCCGTCTATATTCACAGTGATGGAGGCTCCAACGTCAGCTTTGGAATCCAGATTTTTTTGGAAAAGCCTCCGCAACTCTTCGAATTTGGGATCGTAGTTTCCATGGACTTGTGCCATCGTAATTAGAGTGGTGCTACCTAAGTAGAAGACGATTATAGAGGGAATGAGGCCCCAAAGTAAAATTTCAGGTTGTATTAAGATAGCTACTCAAGCTCAGCCGAACAGGAGATGCTGTCCTAGTCCATTCAATATATATTCCAAGAACCCCGCGAAATCCTACTCTGATTTCCAATAACATTGTATTTACAAACCATAGCCCACAGTATTGTATTCGTGGAGGGTAGATTACCCCCGCATATGCTAGTTCTATTGCTGCCCAGGCGGAGAGAGTATTTTCAACGCACCGTAGGGCTACTAGTCACGTACTATACAGAATCGGGTCATATACAACTACCCAAATCTGGGATTTCTAAgcttattaagttaaatccGGGGTAGTTCACCTACCATAGACTTGAGATGACAGAGGCGGAGCAAAATAACACAATAGGCAATTTTCCATAGAGAGTATAGTACCTATTATATGAGGCACGAGACTATGCTATTTATTGAATAGCTCAGATTGAATAACCCACCAGCGTGCCGAGGTCCTCGGCCGGTTAACTAGTCAGCAGGGTGCTTACTAGGCCCCCGCCTGTCTTTTAAACAGGCGggaatataatttatattttataataatatatgtttgtttattataactttcttcctatattataatatacaaTTAATATTACACCCTAACCACTCATccatatattaattaataggcAGTATATACTCTAGGAATAACTATAGACTAATTAACCAATTAAAAGAAGATTATAGTTTCTGGCTAACTCTATTCaattataaaataagccaTTATAAGACTATTGTAA is drawn from Trichoderma asperellum chromosome 4, complete sequence and contains these coding sequences:
- the ARG6_2 gene encoding Protein arg-6, mitochondrial produces the protein MLSATASAMRFGARRISPRVVSTLIAPKPKVSLGQSINFAQARCLSSTNQLSYAVNTNPNPPLGIKNASNTTPSRIGLIGARGYTGQALIDLLNEHPMMDLRYVSSRELKGQELKGYTKRKIIYESLSPEEVAQLDKDGKVDCWVMALPNGVCQPFVDALGQSSSLIIDLSADYRFEENGPWSYGLCELKPRSKLAQSNRISCPGCYSTGSQLALAPILEHLGGSPQVFGVSGYSGAGTKPSPKNDVNNLKDNLLPYSLTGHIHEREISHHLGAPTAFMPHVASWFRGIHLTVSIPLNKEMTSREIRQIYQERYAGEKLVKVVGEAPVVKAIQDKHHVEIGGFAVDSTGKRVVVCATIDNLNKGAATQCLQNMNLALGYDEYQGIPI
- a CDS encoding uncharacterized protein (EggNog:ENOG41~MEROPS:MER0011726), translated to MAQVHGNYDPKFEELRRLFQKNLDSKADVGASITVNIDGKNVVDIWGGYVDEECTRPWESDTIAGVWSCTKGVTSLALLMLIDRGLVDANAKVAQYWPEFAANGKQDIEIRHLLSHTSGLSAWEDRISFDDLPNQDALAAKLAAQGPLWEPGTASGYHAVTFAVLIAEVLRRVTGKTLKQFVAEEIAGPLNADFQIGLSDKDIPRTSNAIAHKDKPTTQAMPEPGSILFKTLTNPVFSPNFINTEKIRKADLGSFNGFANARALNRIYSVLALGGGVDGVQLLSQKTIDLIFQKQSDGIDLVMGQPVSFGIGYGLGGRGAASFMPTGRVGFWGGWGGSIFVFDVDRKLTITYAMNQMSHKIMAHGRDGEYVTAVYKALGVLE